From Sceloporus undulatus isolate JIND9_A2432 ecotype Alabama chromosome 6, SceUnd_v1.1, whole genome shotgun sequence, one genomic window encodes:
- the PDK4 gene encoding pyruvate dehydrogenase kinase, isozyme 4 isoform X2: MKAARIALRNAAPLAAAGSPGSGRVTREVEHFARYSPSPLSIKQFLDFGSTNACERTSFSFLRHELPVRLANILKEIDLLPSPLLSTPSVQLVKSWYVQSLMELVEFRDKKSDDHKVLSDFIDAIVTVRNRHHDVVPTMAQGVLEYRDSSKMDPFINQNIQYFLDRFYMNRISIRMLINQHTLIFDNNNNMGNPRHIGCIDPCCDVVDLVHGKAAGQPIHIVYVPSHLFHMLFELFKNAMRATVENQENKPSLDPVEVTVVLGKEDLSIKISDRGGGVPVRKIENLFSYTYSTAPKPVIDSTNTTPLAGFGYGLPISRLYAKYFHGDLSLCSISGYGTDALIYLKALSTESIEKLPVFNKSACKHYQTAIEADDWCVPSKEPKNLSRQSAAA; this comes from the exons ATGAAGGCCGCTCGGATCGCCCTGCGGAACGCGGCCCCATTAGCCGCCGCAGGCAGCCCAGGCAGCGGGCGGGTGACTCGGGAGGTGGAGCATTTTGCCCGGTACTCTCCTTCGCCCCTCTCCATCAAGCAGTTCCTGGATTTcg gATCAACTAATGCCTGTGAAAGAACCTCTTTTTCGTTTCTTCGGCATGAACTTCCTGTGCGGCTAGCAAATATTCTGAAAGAAATTGATCTCCTTCCTAGTCCACTTTTGAGCACTCCTTCAGTACAGTTGGTAAAAAGCTG GTATGTCCAAAGCCTAATGGAGCTTGTGGAGTTCCGTGATAAAAAATCAGATGACCACAAAGTTCTGTCAGA TTTTATAGATGCTATTGTTACAGTCCGAAACCGACATCATGATGTAGTACCTACAATGGCCCAGGGAGTTCTAGAATACAGAGATTCATCTAAAATGGACCCATTCATCAATCAAAACATTCAGTACTTCTTGGATCGATTTTACATGAATCGGATATCCATCCGCATGTTAATAAACCAACACA CACTTATTTttgataacaataacaatatgggCAATCCACGGCACATTGGATGTATTGACCCATGCTGTGATGTTGTTGATCTGGTGCATG GAAAGGCAGCTGGACAGCCTATTCACATAGTATATGTACCTTCTCATCTCTTTCACATGCTCTTTGAACTATTCAAG AATGCAATGAGGGCAACAGTTGAAAATCAAGAAAATAAGCCTTCTCTTGATCCAGTGGAGGTGACTGTTGTGCTTGGAAAGGAAGACCTGTCAATCAAG ATATCTGACAGAGGTGGTGGTGTTCCAGTAAGGAAAATAGAAAATCTCTTCAGCTACACATACTCTACTGCACCAAAGCCTGTGATTGATAGCACAAATACAACTCCTTTG GCTGGTTTTGGTTATGGCTTACCGATTTCTCGCCTGTATGCTAAATACTTCCATGGGGACCTTAGTCTGTGTTCCATTTCTGGTTATGGAACAGATGCTCTTATTTACTTAAAG GCTCTTTCCACAGAATCTATAGAAAAGCTTCCTGTTTTTAACAAGTCGGCTTGTAAACATTATCAAACTGCTATAGAAGCAGATGACTGGTGTGTTCCAAGCAAAGAACCAAAAAATTTGTCAAGGCAGAGTGCGGCTGCATGA
- the PDK4 gene encoding pyruvate dehydrogenase kinase, isozyme 4 isoform X1 yields the protein MKAARIALRNAAPLAAAGSPGSGRVTREVEHFARYSPSPLSIKQFLDFGSTNACERTSFSFLRHELPVRLANILKEIDLLPSPLLSTPSVQLVKSWYVQSLMELVEFRDKKSDDHKVLSDFIDAIVTVRNRHHDVVPTMAQGVLEYRDSSKMDPFINQNIQYFLDRFYMNRISIRMLINQHTLIFDNNNNMGNPRHIGCIDPCCDVVDLVHDAFQSAQMLCDQYYFASPELKLTQVNGKAAGQPIHIVYVPSHLFHMLFELFKNAMRATVENQENKPSLDPVEVTVVLGKEDLSIKISDRGGGVPVRKIENLFSYTYSTAPKPVIDSTNTTPLAGFGYGLPISRLYAKYFHGDLSLCSISGYGTDALIYLKALSTESIEKLPVFNKSACKHYQTAIEADDWCVPSKEPKNLSRQSAAA from the exons ATGAAGGCCGCTCGGATCGCCCTGCGGAACGCGGCCCCATTAGCCGCCGCAGGCAGCCCAGGCAGCGGGCGGGTGACTCGGGAGGTGGAGCATTTTGCCCGGTACTCTCCTTCGCCCCTCTCCATCAAGCAGTTCCTGGATTTcg gATCAACTAATGCCTGTGAAAGAACCTCTTTTTCGTTTCTTCGGCATGAACTTCCTGTGCGGCTAGCAAATATTCTGAAAGAAATTGATCTCCTTCCTAGTCCACTTTTGAGCACTCCTTCAGTACAGTTGGTAAAAAGCTG GTATGTCCAAAGCCTAATGGAGCTTGTGGAGTTCCGTGATAAAAAATCAGATGACCACAAAGTTCTGTCAGA TTTTATAGATGCTATTGTTACAGTCCGAAACCGACATCATGATGTAGTACCTACAATGGCCCAGGGAGTTCTAGAATACAGAGATTCATCTAAAATGGACCCATTCATCAATCAAAACATTCAGTACTTCTTGGATCGATTTTACATGAATCGGATATCCATCCGCATGTTAATAAACCAACACA CACTTATTTttgataacaataacaatatgggCAATCCACGGCACATTGGATGTATTGACCCATGCTGTGATGTTGTTGATCTGGTGCATG ATGCTTTCCAGAGTGCCCAGATGCTTTGTGACCAGTATTATTTTGCTTCTCCAGAGTTAAAGCTCACTCAAGTGAATG GAAAGGCAGCTGGACAGCCTATTCACATAGTATATGTACCTTCTCATCTCTTTCACATGCTCTTTGAACTATTCAAG AATGCAATGAGGGCAACAGTTGAAAATCAAGAAAATAAGCCTTCTCTTGATCCAGTGGAGGTGACTGTTGTGCTTGGAAAGGAAGACCTGTCAATCAAG ATATCTGACAGAGGTGGTGGTGTTCCAGTAAGGAAAATAGAAAATCTCTTCAGCTACACATACTCTACTGCACCAAAGCCTGTGATTGATAGCACAAATACAACTCCTTTG GCTGGTTTTGGTTATGGCTTACCGATTTCTCGCCTGTATGCTAAATACTTCCATGGGGACCTTAGTCTGTGTTCCATTTCTGGTTATGGAACAGATGCTCTTATTTACTTAAAG GCTCTTTCCACAGAATCTATAGAAAAGCTTCCTGTTTTTAACAAGTCGGCTTGTAAACATTATCAAACTGCTATAGAAGCAGATGACTGGTGTGTTCCAAGCAAAGAACCAAAAAATTTGTCAAGGCAGAGTGCGGCTGCATGA